The Falco cherrug isolate bFalChe1 chromosome 15, bFalChe1.pri, whole genome shotgun sequence genome includes a region encoding these proteins:
- the LOC102051992 gene encoding uncharacterized protein LOC102051992 — translation MADRKAESLHSSIGLLGISAGSLLLAVNFYSSPRAAPLIPSTALGVLLLVLSSLLAYAGIRRSLRNASLFLSLCLTISVFWCGYGVVFILGGQGLLNDTGDFRNALVPGLVTFTLALLIIAVVGFLCREVILALIASAVSLASAHEVAMHYSTAFGSSAVACNYMIVCLVGGYFALGRILYFLTKEKIALPGTDLAKKKTHEQIQSTSGGINCFAVTGLILNMLSASVFGCRLLGITGKLFIGQVPWLWAAGIYQIGICILSYRAMDVLMATFFGFTSILKFAGGYCLLYPVWQPEEPSLPTPFLVVFSILFAVLALFLTLKSPADGLYLLFYVAYCIALACSPKGFFEGGPQGVDVAIFVSSALMTLIHLYNVKASAKIPTGKGAVKALLDHSSLLKLREGADLHAPYLGYSRYADAEVLGYACSVLASFTITMTGDPQAPLATVVIPWVVVAGGILKLLGGSVAFARGKTLESSAFILYAVMWIIWGLTRYGGLYGTTRSFHAAVGIIAFMLFNVFIVFCTIFLNIAWFFYSITFLLIAVSFLLDSIHALPAGYDIAATLIFGLVSFYCFLSALCNSTFEGSCLPMGRPIVQLGGVGGGMTKCLHLPARKASSVKRIAGILKNGGTCGIPTDTVYVLVAACNRPDAVEKAHRSKRQAQDRPMSLWISSLKQLEPAKHLFTPLLWDFMEAAWPSPISLVVPRGEWVDFLGMKDSAKYVGTPQSIAIRIPDCSVTTHLIDLVGPIAVTSANPTGEADTTHHNQVYAKLGDKVDAVLCDGPSPENIASTVVDCTKIDSGNIGFFRVGIIPKSQVLQILEQVQKKHALVPSGGTCTTKGQKEQLDHSRAVHNGVGKATSEETVPVQCPGDGCENHTRL, via the exons ATGGCAGACAGAAAGGCTGAGTCACTGCATTCCTCCATAGGGCTCCTGGGCATTTCCGCAG GATCACTCTTACTGGCAGTGAATTTCTACAGTTCACCCAGAGCAGCCCCTCTgatccccagcacagctcttggGGTCCTTCTGTTGGTTTTATCGTCTCTTTTGGCATATGCAG GAATTCGGAGAAGCCTAAGAAATGCCTCCCTGTTCCTGTCTCTCTGCCTGACCATCTCAGTGTTCTGGTGCGGCTATGGAGTGGTCTTCATCCTGGGAGGGCAAGGACTTTTGAACGACACTGGTGATTTCCGCAATGCCTTGGTGCCTGGCCTGGTCACATTTACTTTGGCACTACTCATTATTGCAGTGGTGGGCTTCCTTTGCAGAGAGGTCATCCTAGCTCTGATTGCTTCTGCTGTCTCACTCGCCAGTGCTCATGAAGTTGCCATGCATTATAGCACAGCTTTTGGTTCCTCTGCTGTGGCTTGCAACTATATGATCGTCTGCTTGGTTGGTGGTTATTTTGCTCTGGGAAGGATTCTCTATTTCCTAACCAAAGAGAAAATTGCCCTCCCTGGCACAGATCTGGCCAAGAAAAAGACCCATGAACAGATCCAATCCACCAGTGGTGGCATTAATTGTTTTGCAGTCACCGGTCTGATCCTGAACATGCTGTCTGCCAGTGTCTTTGGCTGTAGGCTCCTGGGCATCACTGGCAAACTATTTATCGGTCAAGtgccctggctgtgggcagctgggATCTACCAGATTGGCATCTGCATTTTATCATACCGTGCAATGGACGTACTAATGGCTACATTCTTTGGTTTTACTTCCATCCTGAAATTTGCTGGAGGCTATTGCCTTCTGTACCCAGTCTGGCAACCAGAGGAGCCATCCCTCCCTACTCCATTCCTGGTGGTTTTCTCAATCCTTTTTGCTGTCTTGGCCCTTTTCCTCACTCTTAAGAGCCCAGCCGATGGCCTGTATTTGCTCTTTTATGTGGCCTACTGCATTGCATTAGCTTGCTCTCCCAAGGGATTTTTTGAAGGTGGACCCCAAGGCGTGGATGTGGCCATATTTGTGTCCTCAGCCTTGATGACTCTAATTCACCTGTACAATGTGAAAGCAAGTGCCAAAATCCCAACAGGGAAGGGTGCTGTGAAGGCCCTACTTGATCACAGCAGTCTTCTGAAGCTTCGTGAAGGGGCAGACCTTCATGCTCCCTACCTTGGGTATTCCAGGTATGCAGATGCAGAAGTGCTTGGCTATGCATGCAGTGTCCTCGCTTCTTTTACTATAACAATGACAGGGGACCCACAGGCTCCACTTGCTACTGTTGTAATTCCGTGGGTAGTGGTAGCTGGTGGGATCCTTAAGCTTCTAGGTGGCTCAGTGGCCTTTGCCCGGGGTAAAACCCTGGAGAGCAGTGCCTTCATTCTCTATGCTGTCATGTGGATCATATGGGGCCTGACAAGATATGGTGGCCTCTATGGCACCACCAGAAGCTTCCATGCAGCAGTAGGCATCATTGCTTTCATGCTTTTCAATGTCTTCATTGTCTTCTGCACGATCTTCTTAAACATCGCCTGGTTCTTTTACTCCATCACTTTCTTGCTCATCGCTGTCAGCTTTTTGCTGGATTCCATCCACGCTCTTCCCGCTGGCTATGACATTGCTGCCACTCTCATCTTTGGTCTGGTCAGCTTTTACTGCTTCCTGTCTGCCCTTTGCAACAGCACCTTTGAGGGCTCCTGCTTACCAATGGGTAGGCCCATTGTGCAGCTTGGTGGTGTGGGGGGAGGAATGACCAAGTGCCTTCACCTGCCTGCCAGGAAAGCTTCCTCAGTCAAGAGAATTGCAG GTATCCTGAAGAACGGAGGGACTTGTGGCATCCCCACAGATACTGTGTATGTGCTTGTGGCAGCCTGTAATCGGCCTGACGCTGTGGAGAAGGCTCACCG ATCTAAGCGCCAGGCTCAGGATCGCCCCATGTCACTCTGGATTTCTAGCTTAAAGCAACTGGAACCTGCAAAGCATTTGTTCACTCCCCTCCTCTGGGACTTCATGGAGGCTGCATGGCCATCTCCTATTAGCTTGGTGGTTCCCAGAG GTGAATGGGTGGACTTCCTGGGAATGAAAGACTCTGCTAAATACGTTGGTACCCCTCAGAGCATTGCCATCCGCATCCCCGACTGCTCTGTCACCACACACCTCATCGACCTG GTTGGCCCCATTGCGGTCACGTCAGCTAACCCAACAGGAGAGGCAGACACAACACACCACAACCAAGTGTATGCTAAGCTGGGAGATAAG GTGGATGCAGTCCTTTGTGATGGGCCTTCTCCAGAGAACATTGCCTCCACTGTTGTGGACTGCACCAAAATTGACAGTGGAAACATAGGATTCTTCAGAGTTGGTATCATCCCCAAGTCTCAG GTGCTGCAGATACTAGAGCAGGTGCAGAAGAAACACGCATTGGTTCCTAGCGGTGGCACTTGCACCACAAAAGGCCAGAAAGAACAGCTGGATCACAGCCGTGCTGTGCACAACGGGGTGGGCAAGGCCACCTCGGAAGAGACGGTGCCAGTGCAGTGCCCTGGTGATGGCTGTGAGAACCACACTCGCCTCTGA